One Thermofilum pendens Hrk 5 DNA segment encodes these proteins:
- a CDS encoding nucleotidyltransferase domain-containing protein, producing MEVVERRVKLREEVVKEALEWASRLRGSVTAVLVGSYARGDFNEWSDVDVVLVSGEFKGGPLERLKAIEVPPGYEVIPLTPEEFERLLERGDQLALEAVERGVKLRDDLGLLSRDFAEKARKSRPGTS from the coding sequence TTGGAGGTCGTTGAAAGGAGGGTGAAGCTCAGAGAGGAGGTGGTGAAGGAGGCTTTAGAATGGGCCAGCAGGCTTAGAGGTAGCGTTACGGCTGTGCTCGTAGGCTCCTACGCGAGGGGCGACTTCAACGAGTGGAGCGACGTAGACGTGGTGCTGGTATCCGGGGAGTTCAAGGGAGGCCCCTTGGAGAGGCTGAAGGCCATCGAAGTCCCGCCGGGATACGAAGTTATACCCCTCACCCCCGAGGAGTTCGAAAGGCTCCTCGAGAGAGGAGACCAGCTGGCGCTAGAGGCCGTGGAGAGAGGGGTAAAGCTACGGGACGATCTCGGACTGCTGAGCCGAGACTTCGCCGAGAAAGCCCGAAAGAGCCGACCGGGTACTTCCTAA
- a CDS encoding cation-efflux pump: MPGGGSKLRLVTTSLLVTLLILSLRLAVYALTNSLAVLADAFHSLVDILGNVFAVAAVAVSSKGPDADHSYGHEKAESLGTLFVAGLLTVIFAFIVYESLQRALAPSYSVAFTAWSSLLLAFTMSMDMWRARALSRGARLYRSTVLEADALHYTSDFYATGTILALSVVGTLYKGPYLKYLDMAVSVAIAGYFAYSSLRLAKTAVDELMDRTPTEVVALFREVASSRGLPVERVRARKAGPRVFLDAVARIPPGMTLEEAHRLVDEVEEELRGRAGVDVDVTIHMEPQDEVAATIARRVEEAARREGVVRVHGLELARGEGGVHVRFHVEAKPDVSVEEAKRIADELKREVESTPGVSSVVVHVEPAAKSEEDVRKAVERVLSREGLRGKLEVADVKVVKTEGKTLVDIVCKVPRGESIEEAHRSVGRLEGVLREELGEKYLVTVCLEPT; this comes from the coding sequence GTGCCCGGAGGAGGATCCAAGCTGAGGCTCGTAACCACCTCTCTGCTCGTCACACTCCTGATCCTGTCACTACGGCTAGCGGTCTACGCGCTTACGAACAGCCTCGCCGTGCTCGCGGACGCTTTCCACAGCCTGGTAGACATACTGGGGAACGTGTTCGCCGTAGCGGCTGTCGCCGTCTCCTCGAAGGGGCCCGACGCGGACCACTCCTACGGGCACGAGAAAGCCGAGAGCCTCGGCACGCTGTTCGTCGCTGGGCTACTGACGGTAATCTTTGCGTTCATAGTTTACGAGTCGCTTCAAAGAGCCCTCGCGCCCAGCTACTCGGTCGCGTTCACCGCGTGGTCCTCCCTTCTCCTCGCGTTCACGATGTCGATGGACATGTGGAGGGCGAGGGCTCTCTCCAGGGGCGCGCGGCTCTACAGGTCCACGGTTCTGGAAGCCGACGCGCTACACTACACCAGCGACTTCTACGCCACCGGGACTATCCTCGCGCTGAGCGTGGTCGGCACGCTGTACAAGGGCCCGTACCTCAAGTACCTGGACATGGCCGTGAGCGTAGCGATCGCCGGCTACTTCGCTTACTCGTCGCTGAGGCTCGCCAAGACAGCCGTAGACGAGCTCATGGATAGGACTCCCACAGAGGTCGTAGCCCTCTTCCGCGAAGTCGCCTCGAGCCGCGGTCTACCCGTCGAGAGGGTTAGAGCCAGGAAGGCGGGGCCCAGGGTTTTCCTCGACGCCGTGGCGCGGATCCCGCCGGGCATGACCCTAGAGGAGGCTCACAGGCTCGTAGACGAGGTGGAGGAGGAGCTGAGGGGCAGGGCGGGGGTGGACGTAGACGTTACTATACACATGGAGCCCCAGGACGAAGTAGCGGCTACGATCGCCCGTAGAGTGGAAGAGGCGGCTCGCCGCGAAGGAGTAGTCAGAGTGCACGGACTAGAGCTAGCCAGGGGCGAGGGCGGGGTACACGTAAGGTTTCACGTGGAGGCTAAGCCGGACGTCAGCGTCGAGGAGGCGAAGAGGATAGCGGACGAGCTTAAAAGAGAGGTAGAGTCGACGCCCGGCGTTTCCAGCGTCGTTGTCCACGTAGAGCCGGCGGCGAAGAGCGAGGAAGACGTCAGGAAAGCCGTGGAAAGAGTGCTGAGCCGGGAGGGGCTCCGCGGGAAGCTCGAAGTCGCCGACGTAAAGGTTGTAAAGACCGAGGGGAAGACGCTCGTAGACATAGTGTGCAAGGTTCCCCGGGGGGAAAGCATAGAGGAAGCCCACAGGAGTGTGGGTAGGCTTGAAGGAGTGCTGAGGGAGGAGCTCGGCGAGAAGTACCTGGTCACCGTATGCCTGGAGCCAACTTAG
- a CDS encoding ABC transporter ATP-binding protein, whose amino-acid sequence MVELLRLENVTKEYSRGLFGGTRFRAVEDVSFKVDKGKILALIGESGSGKTTIARIILRILRPTSGRVIFEGKDIFAFDAEESAAYYRNVQGIFQDPYSSFNPLKTVDDILELTCKKYTCSEYPENAIKQVLERVGLDPQSVLGKFPHQLSGGQLQRVSIARALLVKPRLLVADEPVSMLDASTRVDILNILYDLKTGENISTLLITHDVSQAYYVGDEIVVLYRGHVMERGDATILEKPLHPYTTNLLASVPTLSSRWATEEKIRAARLRLEAEEETVYTTTGCKYASRCPYASEKLGCFTRKPPEIEVEPGHFVRCWLYERR is encoded by the coding sequence GTGGTTGAACTGTTAAGACTAGAGAACGTGACTAAGGAATACTCCAGAGGACTCTTCGGTGGAACGAGGTTCAGAGCCGTAGAGGATGTCAGCTTTAAGGTCGATAAAGGAAAGATATTGGCGTTGATAGGCGAGAGCGGAAGTGGCAAGACAACAATAGCCAGGATAATCCTAAGGATCCTAAGGCCTACTAGCGGAAGAGTTATTTTCGAGGGGAAGGATATCTTTGCCTTCGATGCCGAGGAATCTGCGGCTTACTACAGAAACGTTCAAGGAATATTTCAGGACCCCTACTCCAGCTTTAACCCCCTGAAAACGGTGGACGATATCCTAGAGCTAACGTGTAAAAAGTATACGTGCTCGGAGTACCCAGAAAACGCGATTAAACAAGTACTTGAAAGAGTGGGGCTTGATCCGCAAAGCGTTCTTGGAAAGTTCCCTCACCAGCTCAGTGGCGGACAGTTGCAGAGAGTCTCCATAGCGAGAGCTCTATTGGTGAAACCTAGACTACTAGTGGCAGACGAGCCCGTATCAATGCTGGATGCCTCAACGAGGGTGGACATATTAAATATCCTCTACGATCTAAAGACCGGTGAAAACATCTCGACGTTGCTCATAACGCATGACGTTTCTCAAGCGTACTACGTCGGAGACGAGATAGTTGTATTGTATAGGGGACACGTCATGGAAAGAGGGGACGCCACAATATTGGAAAAACCCCTTCACCCATACACGACGAACCTTCTAGCATCCGTACCAACACTTAGCTCCAGGTGGGCGACCGAGGAAAAGATTCGGGCAGCGAGGCTAAGGCTCGAAGCAGAAGAAGAAACAGTCTACACCACTACTGGATGCAAGTACGCTTCGAGGTGTCCCTACGCTTCAGAGAAGCTCGGATGCTTCACAAGGAAGCCACCAGAAATAGAGGTTGAACCCGGACATTTCGTGAGGTGCTGGCTTTATGAAAGAAGGTAA
- a CDS encoding GH12 family glycosyl hydrolase domain-containing protein: MADGSRVSVWKPVGAASIDPNLWGLVDFEGSGLVRGSARMECRAGGPLLIETALEVDAPLRQGVVAYHEVIYGVKPFGVDPAHPLPRDPLPLPARLDLLPRVVALAEYSVHWSSTGVNVAYDVWLKRRAGEPGVSRGDLEVMVWLYWDNATPAGSAVSRFEAPVLVNCTLKPLNWTVWIQRSIGGGWTYVAFTPSAPVRSGSVAVDLKLFLDKAVELLEESTPGQWSARDLHVVSVEFGSEVFYSKRIAVSWELRRLELLVSPSKTTAEEALRGACKG; the protein is encoded by the coding sequence GTGGCGGACGGGAGCAGGGTTTCGGTCTGGAAGCCGGTGGGGGCGGCGTCTATAGACCCGAACCTATGGGGGCTTGTGGACTTCGAGGGAAGCGGGCTCGTACGCGGGTCGGCGCGGATGGAGTGTAGGGCGGGTGGACCCCTCCTCATCGAGACCGCGCTGGAGGTCGACGCCCCTCTGAGGCAGGGCGTGGTGGCGTACCACGAGGTAATATACGGGGTAAAGCCGTTCGGCGTCGACCCCGCGCACCCCCTTCCGCGCGACCCTCTCCCTCTCCCCGCTAGGCTGGACCTACTACCCAGGGTGGTGGCTCTAGCCGAGTACTCCGTGCACTGGAGCAGTACCGGGGTGAACGTGGCGTACGACGTCTGGCTGAAGAGGAGGGCGGGGGAGCCCGGGGTGTCGCGGGGAGACCTGGAGGTCATGGTCTGGCTTTACTGGGACAACGCCACCCCGGCTGGCTCCGCGGTATCGAGGTTCGAGGCGCCGGTTCTCGTGAACTGCACCCTTAAACCTCTCAACTGGACCGTGTGGATCCAGCGCTCCATAGGGGGAGGGTGGACCTACGTTGCGTTCACGCCAAGCGCGCCCGTACGCTCGGGGAGCGTGGCTGTAGACCTCAAGCTGTTCCTCGACAAGGCGGTAGAGCTCCTGGAGGAGTCGACGCCGGGGCAGTGGTCGGCGAGGGACCTTCACGTAGTATCGGTGGAGTTCGGTAGCGAGGTCTTCTACTCCAAGAGGATAGCGGTGAGCTGGGAGCTCAGAAGGCTGGAGTTACTCGTATCGCCGTCGAAGACCACCGCCGAGGAGGCTTTGAGAGGCGCCTGCAAGGGTTGA
- a CDS encoding HEPN domain-containing protein produces the protein MSDEALRWLSEAEWDLETAEILHKAGRYNAAAFYAHQAAEKACKALLYSIHEAPWGHSVRVLLERYFEARGLRIDELLSYARELDRHYIPARYPNAHPAGTPHEAYDSEASSRAISAAKAIVDFARRSL, from the coding sequence GTGAGTGACGAGGCTCTGCGCTGGCTCTCAGAGGCGGAGTGGGATCTCGAGACCGCCGAGATTCTTCACAAAGCGGGTAGGTACAATGCTGCCGCCTTCTACGCTCACCAGGCGGCTGAAAAGGCTTGTAAAGCGCTACTTTACAGTATACACGAGGCCCCGTGGGGGCACAGCGTTAGGGTTCTCCTGGAGAGGTACTTTGAGGCCAGGGGGTTGAGAATAGATGAGCTCCTCAGCTATGCCAGAGAGCTGGACAGGCACTACATACCCGCGCGCTACCCCAATGCCCACCCAGCGGGAACGCCGCACGAAGCTTACGACAGCGAAGCCTCTTCAAGGGCTATTAGCGCCGC
- a CDS encoding ABC transporter ATP-binding protein, translating into MNVNTILQVRDARIYYAVKGTEVKAVDGVSFEVHEGEILGIVGESGSGKSTLLNSLVNVRPPMKYIGGDALFDGKNLYRMSKEEKKSVLGTRLTIIPQYALDALPPVFRIKQYLADFAKTHGLSESEIIKLARERLKEVSLSEKVLDMYPIELSGGMRQRVAIVIASLTSPRLLLGDEITSALDVVTQKGIMLNIRRFVDEGLIGSAVLVTHDISLIYQVADTIMVMYAGKVAEIAPAEEIAKKPLHPYTNMLISSLTKLGVKASQQRLSGIKGLPPSLANPPPGCRFAPRCPYAVGRCKSEEPPAKNVDGHLVACWLRGWD; encoded by the coding sequence ATGAATGTGAACACAATCCTTCAGGTTCGTGACGCCCGGATATACTACGCTGTGAAAGGTACAGAGGTAAAAGCCGTAGATGGAGTTTCATTCGAAGTCCACGAAGGAGAAATACTGGGGATAGTAGGCGAAAGTGGCAGTGGAAAATCAACATTGCTAAACTCGCTCGTAAATGTGAGGCCGCCCATGAAGTACATCGGCGGAGATGCACTGTTTGATGGGAAAAATCTCTACAGGATGAGCAAGGAAGAAAAGAAAAGTGTACTCGGCACACGCCTAACGATTATTCCTCAGTATGCACTGGATGCTCTACCACCAGTTTTCAGAATAAAGCAGTATCTTGCAGACTTCGCAAAAACGCATGGACTGAGTGAGAGCGAAATAATTAAGCTGGCACGAGAGCGGCTTAAGGAGGTCTCGCTGTCCGAAAAAGTACTTGATATGTATCCCATAGAGCTTTCAGGCGGAATGCGTCAACGCGTAGCAATAGTGATAGCCTCCCTAACATCGCCTCGGTTGCTACTGGGAGACGAAATCACCTCCGCATTAGATGTGGTCACGCAGAAGGGGATAATGCTCAACATTAGAAGATTTGTCGATGAAGGACTTATAGGATCTGCCGTACTGGTAACACACGATATATCCCTGATATACCAAGTAGCGGATACAATCATGGTCATGTATGCTGGGAAAGTAGCGGAGATAGCACCAGCAGAGGAAATAGCTAAAAAACCGCTACATCCATACACGAACATGCTGATATCATCTTTAACAAAGCTCGGCGTTAAGGCTTCTCAGCAGAGACTTTCGGGAATAAAAGGACTTCCACCGAGCCTAGCAAATCCTCCGCCGGGTTGCCGGTTCGCGCCCCGATGCCCATACGCGGTTGGCAGGTGTAAAAGCGAGGAGCCCCCAGCAAAAAATGTAGACGGTCATCTTGTAGCCTGCTGGTTGAGGGGGTGGGATTAG
- a CDS encoding HEPN domain-containing protein: protein MLDSPEYERWMETARRTLSSARGDLERGDYNWACFKAQQAAEFAVKALLYGLGLPHHGHSVSRLLRVMPGGISVPQDVMQAAITLDKYYVPTRYPNAWHEGIPAEYYSRMDAEEAIRHAEEIVRWVERSWRSLKGG from the coding sequence GTGCTGGACTCCCCTGAGTACGAAAGGTGGATGGAGACAGCCAGGAGAACCCTGAGCTCTGCGCGCGGGGATCTAGAGAGAGGAGACTACAACTGGGCTTGCTTTAAGGCCCAGCAAGCAGCCGAGTTCGCGGTTAAGGCTCTTCTCTACGGGCTGGGGCTCCCTCACCACGGGCATAGCGTGTCCCGCCTACTAAGGGTGATGCCTGGCGGCATAAGTGTTCCTCAGGACGTGATGCAGGCTGCGATTACTCTGGACAAGTACTACGTGCCTACGAGGTATCCGAACGCGTGGCACGAGGGTATCCCGGCGGAGTACTACTCCAGGATGGACGCAGAAGAGGCTATAAGGCACGCAGAGGAAATAGTAAGGTGGGTGGAGAGATCTTGGAGGTCGTTGAAAGGAGGGTGA
- a CDS encoding HEPN domain-containing protein, whose amino-acid sequence MGLNDSSEVPTLAARDACRNVSTILFAWLYASAVMLILYEYSGWQPLGEAAKRFGVYALTGGDVAFLPTLLAFLAALLGAECAQPDESSGVYRLKVFAYLSTVAYGLENLAAREAAYLLPILALPAMYPVFKVTAGSGGEAWFLGVTLFFAGLLALAVKPPVLAYVGFAYAFVAVASQRWRELLRSDASLLGKGSALLLLAVPAFAASASAYEAALGWNTYLDVPLLVLVASLTVFAALRVLLEGSSAGVVAPVVSSAAAYAALEVFRGTAVSVVALPVTVLLAATYVYRLLPRRDDYAATGIALMTAYMSLVEPLSYVFGKSPCYACTAVAAPAIAAGPLTTVGVLRVLLLPPGKAEPERKQPLLEAWSPAAVAVQRGAKRGAVTPVRGAGYARPRRRRPVDFDGLAASYYREAQKYMELAYEMRRRGLLDQSMFYAEQSVEFLVDALALKVKRIVPSEIEDFRKHRLFSMMLFLVEGDAVPRKVEECLHFLSKSYTRRYKLESAVTWDEADRAVECMERAWEYAMRKFAEPLRELREKSAGEGKTG is encoded by the coding sequence ATGGGTTTAAACGATTCGAGCGAGGTACCCACGCTTGCAGCGAGGGATGCCTGCAGGAATGTCAGCACGATTCTTTTCGCCTGGCTCTACGCCTCGGCGGTAATGCTGATACTCTACGAGTACAGCGGCTGGCAGCCCCTCGGGGAAGCCGCGAAAAGGTTCGGGGTGTACGCGCTGACAGGCGGGGACGTAGCCTTCCTGCCGACCCTGCTAGCCTTCCTGGCAGCCCTCCTCGGAGCGGAGTGCGCCCAGCCGGACGAGAGTAGCGGGGTGTACAGGCTGAAGGTCTTCGCGTACTTGTCTACCGTCGCGTACGGGCTTGAAAACCTAGCCGCGAGGGAGGCGGCGTACCTCCTTCCCATCCTCGCGTTGCCAGCGATGTACCCGGTCTTCAAGGTAACCGCGGGGAGCGGTGGTGAAGCCTGGTTCCTGGGCGTAACGCTCTTCTTCGCGGGGCTCCTAGCCCTCGCGGTCAAGCCGCCCGTGCTCGCATACGTGGGGTTCGCCTACGCCTTCGTAGCCGTGGCTAGCCAGAGGTGGCGCGAGCTACTCCGTAGCGACGCCTCGCTGCTCGGCAAAGGGTCGGCCCTACTGCTCCTAGCGGTACCCGCCTTCGCCGCGTCAGCCTCTGCCTACGAGGCTGCCCTCGGCTGGAACACCTACCTCGACGTACCGTTACTCGTGCTCGTCGCCTCGCTCACGGTCTTCGCGGCTCTCCGCGTGCTTCTCGAGGGGAGTAGCGCGGGCGTAGTGGCGCCGGTGGTATCCTCGGCCGCGGCCTACGCTGCCCTCGAAGTGTTCAGGGGCACCGCCGTATCTGTGGTGGCGTTGCCCGTCACAGTCCTCCTCGCGGCCACGTACGTGTACAGGCTTCTACCCCGCCGGGACGACTACGCGGCTACGGGTATAGCCTTGATGACGGCTTACATGTCGCTGGTAGAGCCCCTGAGCTACGTGTTCGGGAAAAGCCCCTGCTACGCATGCACGGCGGTAGCCGCGCCAGCAATAGCCGCGGGCCCGCTAACCACCGTGGGCGTTTTAAGGGTGCTCCTACTCCCACCCGGGAAGGCGGAGCCAGAGCGGAAGCAGCCCCTCCTCGAAGCCTGGAGTCCTGCCGCGGTCGCCGTGCAGCGCGGGGCGAAGAGAGGGGCTGTTACCCCGGTGCGCGGTGCCGGCTACGCTAGGCCTAGGCGTAGGCGCCCCGTGGATTTCGACGGCTTAGCCGCCAGCTACTACCGGGAGGCGCAGAAGTACATGGAGCTAGCCTACGAGATGAGAAGGAGGGGGCTTCTCGACCAGTCGATGTTCTACGCCGAGCAGTCCGTGGAGTTCCTGGTAGACGCCTTGGCCCTCAAGGTGAAGAGGATAGTGCCGTCCGAGATAGAGGACTTCAGGAAGCACAGGCTCTTCTCGATGATGCTCTTCCTCGTGGAGGGCGACGCCGTGCCGAGAAAGGTGGAGGAGTGCCTGCACTTCCTGTCTAAGAGCTACACGAGGAGGTACAAGCTGGAGAGCGCCGTGACCTGGGATGAGGCGGACAGGGCAGTAGAGTGTATGGAGCGCGCCTGGGAATACGCCATGAGGAAGTTCGCGGAGCCTCTGCGCGAGCTACGGGAGAAGAGCGCCGGGGAAGGGAAAACCGGGTGA
- a CDS encoding MFS transporter → MKSRLLPVLMAGWAIGAMYAGVVSGTLTLIRAELAMGAEEAGRVLSSWLLGMLLGASLIGYLSDRVGRRASLVASYALMGVFTPMSAAARGWLDLSVYRVLAGAGNAGYMVTASVLLAEYAPTSSRGRQVAVLESAWALGWLASLVLSRLIAPSYGWRAVFLASSAALALLPVLYVAVPESLRFLVSKGRLAEAEALAGRLGVEVPRAQPAARAGLRDLVGRRYLRRSVMLWIHWFMLVLAYWGIFLWLPDILYKRGIPFVRSLDYAILITLAQIPGYLSGAYLVEVAGRKPVLAAYMLGAGIASAGLWAAKTDLEALAWGVLVSFFNLGAWGVTYAYTPELYPTELRGTGSGWANAFGRIGGILGPYVAGVMIQSYGNPSAPFAVFALAHVVSAAVVAALGVETKGRSLEEVSA, encoded by the coding sequence ATGAAGTCGCGCCTACTCCCCGTCTTGATGGCTGGCTGGGCTATCGGCGCGATGTACGCGGGAGTGGTCAGCGGGACCTTGACGCTGATAAGGGCGGAGCTCGCGATGGGAGCGGAGGAGGCCGGGAGGGTTCTGAGCAGCTGGCTCCTCGGGATGCTCCTCGGCGCCTCCCTGATCGGCTACCTCTCCGACAGGGTTGGGCGTAGGGCGTCCCTCGTCGCCTCCTACGCACTCATGGGTGTTTTCACCCCTATGAGCGCCGCGGCCCGGGGATGGCTGGACCTATCGGTGTACAGGGTGCTCGCGGGGGCCGGGAACGCGGGCTACATGGTCACGGCGAGCGTGCTCCTAGCGGAGTACGCGCCGACCTCTTCCAGGGGCAGGCAGGTCGCAGTGCTGGAGAGCGCGTGGGCGCTCGGGTGGCTGGCATCCCTCGTGCTATCGCGGCTAATCGCGCCCAGCTACGGCTGGCGCGCCGTCTTCTTAGCGTCCAGCGCGGCGCTGGCACTGCTCCCTGTTCTCTACGTAGCCGTCCCGGAGTCCCTCAGGTTCCTCGTGTCTAAGGGTAGGCTCGCCGAAGCCGAGGCCCTCGCGGGGAGGCTCGGGGTAGAGGTGCCGCGGGCCCAGCCGGCCGCTAGGGCCGGGCTGAGGGACCTCGTCGGGAGGAGGTACCTGAGGAGGAGCGTGATGCTGTGGATCCACTGGTTCATGCTCGTACTCGCGTACTGGGGGATCTTCCTCTGGCTCCCCGACATACTCTACAAGCGCGGCATACCCTTCGTCAGGAGCCTCGACTACGCGATACTGATAACGCTAGCCCAGATACCGGGCTACCTGTCGGGAGCCTACCTCGTAGAGGTCGCCGGCAGGAAGCCCGTCCTCGCCGCCTACATGCTGGGCGCGGGCATCGCGAGCGCCGGGCTGTGGGCCGCGAAGACAGACCTCGAGGCCCTCGCGTGGGGCGTGCTAGTCTCGTTCTTCAACCTCGGCGCCTGGGGCGTGACCTACGCCTACACTCCGGAGCTGTACCCAACCGAGCTCAGGGGAACCGGTAGCGGGTGGGCAAACGCATTCGGGAGGATAGGCGGGATCCTCGGACCCTACGTGGCCGGCGTCATGATACAGTCGTACGGGAACCCCTCGGCCCCCTTCGCCGTCTTCGCGCTGGCGCACGTGGTCTCCGCCGCCGTGGTCGCCGCGCTGGGCGTCGAGACGAAGGGGAGAAGCCTCGAAGAGGTCTCGGCTTAA
- a CDS encoding nucleotidyltransferase domain-containing protein, with amino-acid sequence MSSWVKRHFEHLRKWREYAEAIAKAAMDVVPGARVYVIGGVAEDRVTALSDIDILVVVPGGARKGLYADVLERAIDAYGLPWDAPVELHIVSENEAKEYLRRARRAVHVTPGGLEVDNRSKA; translated from the coding sequence GTGTCAAGCTGGGTTAAGCGTCACTTCGAGCACTTGAGGAAGTGGCGCGAATACGCCGAAGCCATTGCTAAAGCGGCTATGGACGTGGTGCCCGGCGCCAGGGTCTACGTTATCGGCGGAGTCGCCGAGGACAGGGTTACCGCGCTGAGCGACATAGACATCCTGGTGGTGGTACCCGGCGGCGCGCGTAAAGGGCTCTACGCGGACGTCCTTGAAAGAGCAATCGACGCGTACGGGCTACCCTGGGACGCCCCGGTAGAGCTACACATAGTCAGCGAGAACGAAGCCAAAGAGTACTTGAGACGCGCGAGACGAGCCGTACACGTAACCCCTGGAGGCTTAGAGGTCGACAATCGCTCGAAGGCTTAG
- a CDS encoding HEPN domain-containing protein, giving the protein MSGEYVETLKRRAVKLLQVARSIEDAGLALFLAEQSAQLYIKAVHYELLGEKVRGHGLRELLGLFARSLREAGYEKEADAITGLALEHRRALALLEEAYTMGRYGTYVYGSEDVEIAVRTVEKLVETLEKVAKSVKLG; this is encoded by the coding sequence TTGAGCGGCGAGTACGTAGAGACCCTGAAGCGTAGAGCTGTGAAACTCCTCCAGGTAGCAAGGTCCATCGAAGACGCTGGGCTAGCGCTGTTCCTCGCTGAGCAAAGCGCCCAGCTGTACATAAAGGCTGTTCACTACGAGCTACTCGGCGAGAAGGTACGAGGGCATGGCTTGAGGGAGCTCCTGGGCCTTTTCGCGAGGAGCCTAAGAGAGGCGGGCTACGAGAAAGAGGCAGACGCTATCACAGGCTTAGCCCTCGAGCACCGCCGCGCCCTGGCTCTCCTCGAGGAAGCCTACACGATGGGTAGGTACGGAACGTATGTCTACGGCTCCGAGGACGTCGAGATTGCTGTTAGGACTGTCGAGAAGCTCGTGGAGACACTAGAGAAGGTGGCTAAGAGTGTCAAGCTGGGTTAA